One window from the genome of Salvia splendens isolate huo1 chromosome 9, SspV2, whole genome shotgun sequence encodes:
- the LOC121748799 gene encoding chitinase 10-like: MEIGRMGNALAFALALGWLLFSSAVGSPVVSRQLFNSIFLHKDDAACPAKDFYTYDSFMQATRCFPRFGRTGSLSTRRREVAAFLAQISHETTGGWATAPDGPYSWGLCFKEEVSPQSIYCDPANTQWPCAPGKSYQGRGPIQLSWNYNYGPAGRALGFDGLRNPEIVSNNSVISWKTALWFWMTEQKPKPSCHNVMVGRYVPSELDRAANRTAGFGLVTNIINGGIECGVPTSASVLDRIGYFQRYAAIFNVTTGPNLDCQYQQHY, translated from the coding sequence ATGGAAATAGGAAGAATGGGTAATGCATTGGCATTTGCATTAGCATTGGGGTGGTTGCTATTCAGCTCCGCCGTGGGGTCGCCGGTGGTGAGCCGGCAGCTCTTCAATTCCATATTCCTGCACAAAGACGACGCCGCCTGCCCGGCCAAAGATTTCTACACCTACGACTCATTCATGCAAGCCACCAGATGCTTCCCAAGATTCGGCCGCACCGGCAGCCTCTCCACGAGGAGGCGCGAGGTGGCCGCATTTCTAGCTCAGATCTCCCACGAGACCACCGGCGGGTGGGCCACCGCCCCCGACGGCCCCTACTCTTGGGGGCTCTGCTTCAAGGAGGAGGTGTCTCCGCAGTCCATTTACTGCGACCCGGCCAACACCCAGTGGCCTTGCGCTCCCGGCAAGTCTTACCAAGGACGAGGCCCGATCCAGCTATCGTGGAACTACAACTATGGACCTGCCGGACGAGCCTTGGGATTCGACGGCCTACGCAACCCAGAGATAGTCTCCAACAACTCGGTGATCTCCTGGAAAACTGCCCTCTGGTTTTGGATGACGGAGCAGAAGCCGAAGCCCTCGTGCCACAACGTCATGGTCGGACGCTACGTCCCCTCTGAGCTGGATCGGGCCGCCAACCGCACAGCCGGTTTTGGGCTAGTGACCAACATCATCAACGGAGGGATCGAGTGTGGGGTCCCGACCAGTGCCTCCGTCTTGGACCGGATTGGATACTTCCAACGATATGCTGCCATCTTCAATGTCACAACCGGACCTAACCTGGATTGCCAATATCAACAACACTACTAG
- the LOC121748798 gene encoding protoporphyrinogen oxidase 1, chloroplastic-like, translating to MEMAAFTHLPASSHKPLSPLYSSPSQLLASKIPIRRRIRCSIAEGPAAVSPSSGTNNGSLFDCVIVGGGISGLCIAQALSTKHSSSNFLVTEARERVGGNITTVERDGYLWEEGPNSFQPSDPMLTMAVDSGLKDELVLGDPDAPRFVLWNGKLRPVPAKPTDLPFFDLMSFPGKLRAGFGAIGLRPPPPGHEESVEEFVRRNLGDEVFERLIEPFCSGVYAGDPSKLSMKAAFGKVWKLEQTGGSIIGGTFKAIKEKSSSPKAPRDPRLPKPKGQTVGSFRKGLATLPNAISSSLGSKVKVSWKLTTISKLDNGCYLLTYETPSGIVSLQSRSVVMTIPSYVASTILRPLSATAADSLSKFYYPPVAAVTISYPEGVIRDECLIDGKLKGFGQLHPRSQGVETLGTLYSSSLFPNRAPPGRILLLNYIGGALNPGITSKSESEIVESVDRDLRKMLIKKNAADPLVLGVRVWPQAIPQFLVGHLDLLDNARTALSNGGFEGLFLGGNFVSGVALGRCVEGAYEVAADVSKFLSENVYR from the exons ATGGAAATGGCTGCGTTCACCCACCTTCCCGCTTCTTCACACAAGCCGCTATCCCCTCTTTACTCCTCCCCTTCACAGTTACTCGCTTCCAAAATCCCTATCCGTCGCAGAATTCGCTGCTCCATCGCGGAGGGGCCAGCCGCCGTTTCCCCCTCTTCAGGAACCAACAACGGATCACTTTTCGACTGCGTGATCGTCGGCGGCGGAATCAGCGGCCTCTGCATCGCCCAGGCCCTCTCCACCAAGCACAGCAGCTCCAATTTCTTGGTCACGGAAGCCAGAGAGCGCGTCGGAGGGAACATCACCACCGTCGAGAGGGATGGCTATCTCTGGGAGGAAGGCCCCAACAGCTTCCAGCCGTCCGATCCAATGCTCACCATGGCG GTTGACAGTGGTTTGAAGGATGAGCTGGTATTGGGGGACCCCGATGCGCCTCGTTTCGTGCTGTGGAATGGGAAGCTGAGGCCGGTGCCGGCCAAACCCACCGATTTGCCATTCTTCGACTTGATGAGCTTCCCTGGGAAGCTCAGAGCTGGTTTTGGTGCAATTGGCCTTCGCCCTCCCCCACCA GGGCATGAGGAATCGGTTGAAGAGTTTGTCAGGCGTAACCTTGGTGATGAAGTGTTTGAGCGCTTAATAGAGCCTTTTTGCTCCG GTGTTTATGCTGGGGATCCTTCAAAGCTAAGTATGAAAGCTGCATTTGGGAAAGTCTGGAAATTGGAGCAAACTGGTGGTAGCATAATTGGAGGAACCTTTAAAGCAATCAAAGAGAAATCTAGCAGCCCTAAGGCACCTAGAGATCC ACGCTTACCAAAACCAAAAGGACAAACTGTTGGGTCGTTCAGAAAGGGCCTAGCAACGTTGCCTAACGCAATTTCATCGAG CTTAGGAAGCAAGGTCAAGGTGTCATGGAAACTTACAACCATCTCTAAGTTGGACAATGGGTGTTACTTGTTGACATATGAAACTCCCAGTGGAATAGTGTCTCTGCAGAGCAGAAGTGTTGTAATGACTATTCCTTCCTATGTGGCGAGCACCATATTGCGCCCGCTTTCA GCTACTGCAGCTGATTcattatcaaaattttattatCCACCTGTTGCTGCAGTCACCATTTCGTATCCAGAAGGAGTAATTCGTGATGAATGTCTAATTGATGGTAAACTAAAGGGGTTTGGGCAGTTGCATCCACGTTCCCAAGGGGTTGAAACTTTAG GAACTTTATACAGCTCATCATTGTTTCCTAATCGTGCCCCACCTGGCAGAATTCTTCTTTTGAATTACATCGGAGGAGCTCTAAATCCTGGAATTACATCGAAG AGTGAGAGCGAAATTGTGGAATCGGTGGATCGCGACCTGAGAAAGATGCTTATAAAGAAGAATGCAGCAGATCCACTAGTCCTGGGGGTACGTGTGTGGCCACAAGCCATCCCACAATTtcttgtaggtcatttggatctGTTGGATAATGCCCGAACTGCACTGAGCAATGGAGGATTTGAAGGCCTCTTTCTGGGGGGTAACTTTGTGTCCGGTGTCGCGTTGGGCAGATGTGTGGAGGGTGCTTATGAAGTTGCAGCAGATGTGTCAAAATTTTTGTCTGAGAATGTGTATAGGTGA